GCTGTCACTGAAGTCGAGTTTCTTCCCGCTGCAGGACTCCAAGGTGGTCACCATCACCATCGCCTACCCAGGCGCCTCACCTCAGGAGATGGAGGAAGGCGTGGTGCTAAAAATTGAGGACAACTTGCGCGGACTGGTAGGCATTGACCGTTTCACATCCGCATCTTCAGAAAACACGGCAGTCATTACCGTGGAGGCCGAAAAAGGCTACGACATTGATGTGCTGCTGGCCGATGTGAAGAATGCTGTGGACAAGGTTCCCTCCTTCCCAAGCGAGATGGAGCCGCCCGTAGTGGCCAAGCAGGAAAACCTGAACAAGGCGATCGAATTTGTTGTAACGGGAGAGAACATCACCCTCAAGACCCTGAAATCCATTGCACGCGAAGTGGAGACCGATCTGCGCAACATTGACGGCATCTCGCAGCTTACGCTTACGGGTTTCCCCGATGAGGAACTGGTGGTATCAGTAGATGAGGACAAGTTGCGGGCGTATGAACTCACCTTCTCAGAAGTGTCGATGGCGGTGGCGAGCAATAACCTGCTGGTAACGGGAGGCTCCATCAAAACTGAGGCGGAAGATTACCTGATACGCGTGAACGCCCGTTCGTACTATGCCAATGAGCTGGACAACATCATTCTGAAGACAGATGCATCCGGGGCCATTATCCGACTGATGGACGTGGCGCATGTACAGGATACGTGGTCGGAGACACCCGACAGGATCTATTACGATGGACAACCCGCCATACAGGTGGAACTGAACACCACGAACAATGAAGACCTTGTGCTTGGCGCCAATAAGGTAATCGAGTACTGCGATGAGTTCAATGAGCTACACGATAATGTGCAACTGAACGTGACCAGTAACCGTTCGGAGATCATCATCCAGCGTACGGAACTGTTACTGAAGAACGGTGCAGGTGGTCTCCTTTTGGTCGTTTTCTTCCTGTCTTTGTTCCTACGTCCGCGGTTGGCCGCCTGGGTAGCGTTCGGCATTCCCATGTCGTTCCTTGGCATGTTTATGCTTGCCACGTATTTCCACATCACCATCAATGTACTCTCACTCTTCGGGATGATCATTGTACTGGGTATTCTGGTGGATGACGGTATTGTGATCGCGGAGAACATATACCACCACCACGAACTGGGAAAAGACCGCATACGCGCGGCCATTGATGGTACGATGGAAGTGCTTCCGGCCATTGTTTCGGCCATCCTTACCACGCTCGTGGCCTTCTCAACCTTCTTCTTTCTGGACGGCAGGATCGGAGAATTCTTCGGGGAAGTTTCGACCGTGGTCATTCTTACGTTGAGCTTCTCGATGGTAGAGGCTATCATCATCCTTCCGGCACACGTGGCGCATTCCAAAGCACTTTCGCCCGATCAGAAAACTTACTGGTTCAATGCACAGGCCGAACGTGCCATGGACCTGATGCGCGACAAGACCTACATGCCGGTGCTGCGATTTTTTATGCGGTACAAACCCATCGGTTTTGCTATTATGATCGCGCTGTTCGCCATCACCATCGGGGCGTTCAAGGGCGGAATCATCAAAGGCACCTTCTTCCCTGTCATCACTTCCGATCAGGTGAACGTGACCGTAAAAATGCCACAGGGAACGAATCCCGACATCACCGATTCGGTACTGACCGTGATCGAGAATGTGGCGTGGGACATCAATGAGGAATACACCGCCAAACAGACGGGCAACAAACAGGTGGTGGAGAACGTGATCAAGCGCATCGGTCCTGGAACAGCCAACGGCTCTGTGAAAGTGAACCTGCTGCCTGGTGAGGAACGCGACTTCGCCTCTTCGGATATTGCAAGTGCCATTGCGCAGAAGGCGGGGCAATTCCCGTTGGCGGAATCAGTGATATTCGATGCGGGAAGCAGTTTTGGAGGTAAGCCCGTTTCGGTATCGTTGCTCAGCTATAACATTAGCGAACTGAAAGCGGCCAAGGCGGAACTGAAAGAACGACTTGCCGAAAACACCCTGCTGCGCGACATCAGCGACAATGACCCCGCAGGTATCAAAGAGATCCGCTTAGAACTGAAAGACAAGGCGTATGTGATGGGCTTTTCACTGAACGATGTGATCGCGCAGGTACGTGCTGGTTTCAACGGATTGCAGGTACAGCGTTTCCAACGCGGACAGGATGAGGTGATCGTGTGGGTGCGCTATGGACGCGAAGGCCGCTCTTCCATCAAAGACCTTGACGACATGCGCATTGTGTCGAAATCGGGAGAGCGCGTGCCGCTGAGCGAAATTGCCGATTACTCCATCGAACGTGGCGAGATCAGCATCAATCACTTGGACGGAAAACGCGAGATAAAAGTGGAGGCCGACCTCAAGAATCCGAAGGAAAGTGCCACGGCCGTACTGGAGGATATCCAACAGACCGTGATGCCTGAACTGAAAGCCAAATACCCGACCGTTTCTGCACTCTACGAAGGCCAGAACCGCGAAGCGAGCAAGGTGACGGGCTCTGCAGGAAAGGTCTTCCCCGTCATCATCTTCATGATCTACGTGATCATTGCATTCACCTTCCGAAGCTATGCGCAGCCGTTGCTGCTCATCTTGATGGTGCCGTTCAGTCTTATCGGTGTGGCATGGGGTCATTACATCCACGGTTTTCCTGTGAACGTGCTTTCCTTCCTCGGCATCATTGCCCTTATCGGCATCATGGTAAATGATGGGCTGGTGCTCATCAGCAAGCTGAATGCGGCCCTCAAGGAAGGCATGTCATTTGACGAGGCCGTGCTGGATGCTGGGCGTTCGCGTTTCCGTGCCATCTTCCTTACCTCGGTAACCACTGTAGCAGGTCTGGCACCGCTCATTCTCGAAAAAAGCCGCCAAGCGCAGTTCCTAATTCCCATGGCTATTTCGGTGGCGTACGGCATTGCCATTGCCACGGTACTTACACTCATCATGCTGCCTATGCTGCTATCGGTCACCAACTCGGCCAAGGTCTATTTGTCCTGGCTGTGGGAAGGAGAAAAGCCCACTAAGGAAGATGTTGAACCCGCCATTCAGGAAATGGAATCGGAGAAGTATGACCTCTAAAACATGACAAAGACCTTGAACATTGAACTTGGAATCTTGAACAAACGTTTGGCCGTGGTGTGGATGTTTCTGACCATGTTCACATCGGGCTTATTCGCCCAAGAGCTGCTTACACGCGATGATGCCATGAAGTTGGCCTTGGAGCACAACTACGACATTCAGGTGGCGCAGAAAAGCGTGGAAACGGCAGAGAACAACGCCAGCATTTACAACAGCGGCTTTCTGCCCACGGCCTCCGCATCGGGTGGCGGAACGGTGACCTACAACGCGGGTACCAACCAGACCGTGCAGGGCGACCGTACCTACAAGCCCACCGATGCTTACAGCTACAATGCTTCTGCGGGTGTCAATTATGTCATCTTCAACGGATTGGGGCGTATGTACAACTACAGACAAATGAAGGAGAAGCACCACCTTACCGATCTACAGGCGCAGCAGATCATTGAGAACACCATGCTGCAACTCTCCAGCTCCTATTTCGACATTGCGCAGTTGAGCGAGAATGTGCGTATCCTCAAAAGTGCATTGGAAGTTTCGCGCAAGCGGATGGAACGTGCCCGCTACAACCTCGAATACGGACAGGGTACCCAGCTCGACATCCTCAACTCGGAGGTGGACGTGAACAACGACAGCATCAACCTGCTTAATAGCATGCAGCAATTGGAGAATGCCAAACGCAACCTCAATCTCATCATGGGTCGCGCGCTGGAAACGGATTTTTCCGTAGATACCAACGTGGTCTTTGCCATGGCACTGACCAAGGAGGAACTGACGGCCAAGGCGCTGGAGCGCAACGTGCAGATAGAGCAGACCAAGAGCCAACTGAAGAACAGCGAATATGCCATCAAGGCCAGTCGCGCAGGGTGGTTTCCTTCCCTATCGGCCAATGCGGCCTACGCCTATCAGGGTTCCAAGAACCCGAACGGGGCGTTTTTGACGGGAAGCACCACGTACGGTCCGCAGGCTGGGCTGAGCCTGAGCTGGAACATCTTTGACGGTGGTACCACCAAGACCAAGATGCAGAACGCCAAGATCGCGTTGGAAACGCAGAAGATACAGCAGGAACAGACCGCCACAACGGTGCAGCTGAATGTGCTTAACGCCTACTCCACCTACCAGAATGCGCTGTTTGTAATGGAGGCGCAGCAGGCCAATCTGGCCACTACGCAGCGTAACTTCGACCGCAGCAACGAGATGTACCAGCAGGGACAGATCAGCTCTATCGATTTCCGTACTGCGCAGGTGAACATGCTGAACGCCCAGAACAGCTACAGTCAAGCCAAGTACAACGCCAAGAATGCCGAACTGCTGGTAAAGCAACTGGCGGGTATTCTACTGGCGGATTGAGGTTTGTTTTTTGAACAGGAAAAATCATGATGATTTTCACCCACCAATTTTTCCCTAAACAGGCATATTTCTTTTGCTGACCTCACCTGTTATTCCTCCTTCAATAGTTCCAAGGCTTTTTCCAGAATCTCATCTCTACCATCTCGGATTCCTTTTGGCGTGGGATTGACGACAACATCAGGCACAATACCTATGCGCTGGGTCTCTCGACCATCGGGATAGTACACGCCCAATCCTGTAAAGTAGGCTCTGTAATTGCCTGGGAAATTCACCCAAGAGACATTGCCATCCGCTCCTGCGGTCTGACTTCCGACACCGACCACACTCGGTGCAGTTTGCAAAGCCATGAGCGTAAACTCTCCATGGCTCTGCGTTTCCTCATTGAAAAGCAAAATGACCTTTCCCTTGTATGGATGTTTATTATGATGTCCAGTTAGATCAGACTTTGTATAGCGAAATGCGCCTGGATATTTCAAATTTGGAATTGTGAAGAAGGCAAACGGCAACCGCTCCGTATTCAAATGCCGAGAAATTCCGCTCATTGTACCCATCGGATAATTTCTCACATCAATCACCAAAGCTTTGGTATCCTTTAGCTTACGGAACACATGATTCACCTGCCAGAATTTGAGTTTGCCAAGATTCATATACCCAATGTTCCCTTCAAGCACATTATAGAGATCGCCTTTACTTTCGTCCTCCTTTCGCCAGTCATAATGAAGATCATTATAGAAATACCTGGCCACCCTTTTTCGTATTTGGACACCTTCCCGTTCAATGATGACTTCAACAGAATCGGTATTGCCATCAAGTAGATCATACATCTCTCGCAGTACTATCGCATGGTTTGAAGCAGCCACATAACGACTCCTTGCGAGAATAAGATCAGCAATAGGCTTCCCATCCCAATCGGTTATCTCGTCTCCCAATTGAATGCCATTCAATTGAGTCAGGGAATCATTATAAACTCCATTGACCACAACCCTGTCATCATACACTTTATAGGTAAATGGTGGAGTTTGATAACCAATGTATTTGCTCGCGTATGGCGTATCAAAAAATGCATGGCTATCATTTATGCGACCAGTTAGTTCCCATAAGGCTAAATGATAGTCCATCACATTAGCCGCATCGCGGAACTTAGGAATCATATAGGTCAAGGTGCTATCCCATGGCACATCCATCAGATACTTGTAGGGATAGAAATAGTTGATGACATTCCAGTACCGGACAAGAGACAACAACCGCATCGCCTTAATGGGATAAACCGAGTCCTTGTAAGGTTTTTCCCTACGGTAAGATGTGTTTCCGATAAGAGGCGTCTTGCTCACATATCGATTCCTTCCTTGGTTTCGGTTATCACGTATATGGGTCAGAACCTGAATCAGGTCGTTGGAAAAAAGTGCTGTATCTGTTATCCAGTCAATATCAAGATTCCGTTTGCAACTATCTGGAAGGTCATTCACACACTTGCGGCAATCCTTCACAGTTCCAAGGCTTCCTATCCATTCAGAATAGAATGCGCTCACTTCAGCCTTGTCTTGAAGTTTAGCGACCTGTTCTACCCGGTCCATGAACTCACGGTCCCAATCGAACTTACCGTGGGCAACCGCAGGATGATAATACTTGAGAAATCCCCACACCTTACAGAAGGTGGCTATCTGCTCCGTACTGCGGTTCGCAGCACTTACGGTCTCTAACTGAAGTCCAATCAGAACGAACGACAAAATGAGTAGCTTACGCATAGCCTAAAAGTAATTACTGAGGATAAAATTTTTAAGGCAATGATACCTGCAAAACAAACACAACTCGTACAAGAATACGGGGCATGGTCACACAGCAGCTTGATGAGCTCAAGGCCATATTGGAGGAGGACGCACGTTTGAAGCGGATGAAGATTGAGTATGGCCTTGATCACGAACTGTTGAAAAAGCCGCTTGAAAAAGTCGAGGCGCAGGATGGTACATAGTATCTGTTCGATGAATCCTTGGTCATGATCATACGAGCCTGTAGCGTGGTATCGCTTCACCGAAGCATGTGGTATTACAACAGTAGGTTGGATGACCTGACGGTGGAGCAGTGGTCGGAATGCTTTTCAACACATTACACTCTGTGAAAAGATGGCTATCACGGCCACATAGGGAGCGAGGAGCTGGTATGGAACTGGAAAAGGGTGGTCAAGTATATACGGAAAGATGGAGTTTACAAGAAGAAGGAATTACAAGGGAAGGTCGCTATTATACCGACACCTGCGGACAGGGACGAGGAGCGGCCATCATAGACGTTTCTCTCGGAACACCTCCTTATTCGTATCTGTGGAAACCGGATAGCATCACTACGGCCATTCATTACAACCTTCCAGCAGA
The nucleotide sequence above comes from Flavobacteriales bacterium. Encoded proteins:
- a CDS encoding MMPL family transporter, which codes for MKGIISHFIKYPVAVNVTILMFAFLGIAGLLSLKSSFFPLQDSKVVTITIAYPGASPQEMEEGVVLKIEDNLRGLVGIDRFTSASSENTAVITVEAEKGYDIDVLLADVKNAVDKVPSFPSEMEPPVVAKQENLNKAIEFVVTGENITLKTLKSIAREVETDLRNIDGISQLTLTGFPDEELVVSVDEDKLRAYELTFSEVSMAVASNNLLVTGGSIKTEAEDYLIRVNARSYYANELDNIILKTDASGAIIRLMDVAHVQDTWSETPDRIYYDGQPAIQVELNTTNNEDLVLGANKVIEYCDEFNELHDNVQLNVTSNRSEIIIQRTELLLKNGAGGLLLVVFFLSLFLRPRLAAWVAFGIPMSFLGMFMLATYFHITINVLSLFGMIIVLGILVDDGIVIAENIYHHHELGKDRIRAAIDGTMEVLPAIVSAILTTLVAFSTFFFLDGRIGEFFGEVSTVVILTLSFSMVEAIIILPAHVAHSKALSPDQKTYWFNAQAERAMDLMRDKTYMPVLRFFMRYKPIGFAIMIALFAITIGAFKGGIIKGTFFPVITSDQVNVTVKMPQGTNPDITDSVLTVIENVAWDINEEYTAKQTGNKQVVENVIKRIGPGTANGSVKVNLLPGEERDFASSDIASAIAQKAGQFPLAESVIFDAGSSFGGKPVSVSLLSYNISELKAAKAELKERLAENTLLRDISDNDPAGIKEIRLELKDKAYVMGFSLNDVIAQVRAGFNGLQVQRFQRGQDEVIVWVRYGREGRSSIKDLDDMRIVSKSGERVPLSEIADYSIERGEISINHLDGKREIKVEADLKNPKESATAVLEDIQQTVMPELKAKYPTVSALYEGQNREASKVTGSAGKVFPVIIFMIYVIIAFTFRSYAQPLLLILMVPFSLIGVAWGHYIHGFPVNVLSFLGIIALIGIMVNDGLVLISKLNAALKEGMSFDEAVLDAGRSRFRAIFLTSVTTVAGLAPLILEKSRQAQFLIPMAISVAYGIAIATVLTLIMLPMLLSVTNSAKVYLSWLWEGEKPTKEDVEPAIQEMESEKYDL
- a CDS encoding TolC family protein, which codes for MTKTLNIELGILNKRLAVVWMFLTMFTSGLFAQELLTRDDAMKLALEHNYDIQVAQKSVETAENNASIYNSGFLPTASASGGGTVTYNAGTNQTVQGDRTYKPTDAYSYNASAGVNYVIFNGLGRMYNYRQMKEKHHLTDLQAQQIIENTMLQLSSSYFDIAQLSENVRILKSALEVSRKRMERARYNLEYGQGTQLDILNSEVDVNNDSINLLNSMQQLENAKRNLNLIMGRALETDFSVDTNVVFAMALTKEELTAKALERNVQIEQTKSQLKNSEYAIKASRAGWFPSLSANAAYAYQGSKNPNGAFLTGSTTYGPQAGLSLSWNIFDGGTTKTKMQNAKIALETQKIQQEQTATTVQLNVLNAYSTYQNALFVMEAQQANLATTQRNFDRSNEMYQQGQISSIDFRTAQVNMLNAQNSYSQAKYNAKNAELLVKQLAGILLAD